The following coding sequences lie in one Nocardioides sambongensis genomic window:
- a CDS encoding SpoIVB peptidase S55 domain-containing protein has translation MLGVLANGISPGRDMVMMELDSDAITKAGGIWQGMSGSPVYAEDGRLIGAVAYGLAWGSTPIAGITPFEYMDDYLGPAAEAGRIEVGRRAAEKIAATGEVTRSQAARGFRRLPVPMTMSGVDANRADGVRATRYQTDAVASTGAAGAAGAADVAGIDTVVAGGNLAAVQSVGDINYAGIGTATSVCDGRVVGFGHPMDFVGEVSYGLGAADAIYIQEDPLGVPFKVANLGEVGGTITDDRLTGIAGDLGEPPASATVSSDLTFEGASRVGSTEVYEPLALGSVAFYEHFTNHDAVMDQISTGSELQTFTIEGTDAKGVPFSVSHTDRVRSSWDIAEEASYPLADTLSGLSGVEGVTIESATITGEVTDDESAYRVRKVEQRVGRKWVTLAKKPAAVKAGSTLTLRVTIASAGDTRSVVLSEKIGKKLAGAKGTLTVAGGDGYLNTWRIDSLADLKQVLAKDLRNDSVALRGTVKVRKGPKLTLSDVSGLQDKVVVGRKSVRVVVR, from the coding sequence GTGCTCGGCGTCCTCGCCAACGGCATCAGCCCCGGTCGGGACATGGTGATGATGGAGCTCGACTCGGACGCCATCACCAAGGCCGGAGGCATCTGGCAGGGGATGTCCGGCTCCCCGGTCTACGCCGAGGACGGGCGGCTGATCGGTGCGGTCGCCTACGGGCTCGCCTGGGGCAGCACGCCGATCGCCGGCATCACCCCGTTCGAGTACATGGACGACTACCTCGGGCCCGCCGCCGAGGCCGGACGCATCGAGGTCGGCCGCCGCGCCGCGGAGAAGATCGCCGCGACCGGCGAGGTCACCCGCAGCCAGGCCGCCCGTGGCTTCCGCCGGCTCCCGGTGCCGATGACCATGAGCGGCGTCGACGCCAACCGGGCCGACGGGGTCCGGGCGACCCGCTACCAGACCGACGCCGTGGCGAGCACCGGCGCGGCCGGCGCGGCCGGTGCTGCCGACGTGGCCGGCATCGACACCGTGGTCGCCGGCGGCAACCTCGCGGCCGTCCAGTCCGTCGGCGACATCAACTACGCCGGCATCGGCACCGCCACCTCGGTCTGCGACGGGCGGGTGGTCGGGTTCGGCCACCCGATGGACTTCGTCGGCGAGGTCAGCTATGGCCTCGGCGCCGCCGACGCGATCTACATCCAGGAGGACCCGCTCGGCGTGCCGTTCAAGGTCGCGAACCTCGGCGAGGTCGGCGGCACCATCACCGACGACCGGCTGACCGGCATCGCCGGCGACCTCGGCGAGCCACCCGCGTCCGCGACGGTCAGCTCCGACCTGACCTTCGAGGGCGCCTCCCGCGTGGGCAGCACCGAGGTGTACGAGCCGCTGGCCCTCGGCAGCGTCGCGTTCTACGAGCACTTCACCAACCACGACGCGGTGATGGACCAGATCAGCACCGGCAGCGAGCTGCAGACCTTCACCATCGAAGGGACCGACGCGAAGGGCGTGCCGTTCTCGGTCTCCCACACCGACCGGGTCCGGTCGTCGTGGGACATCGCCGAGGAGGCGTCGTACCCGCTGGCGGACACGCTGTCCGGCCTGAGCGGCGTCGAGGGAGTCACCATCGAGTCGGCCACGATCACCGGTGAGGTCACCGACGACGAGAGCGCCTACCGGGTGCGCAAGGTCGAGCAGCGGGTCGGTCGGAAGTGGGTCACCCTCGCCAAGAAGCCGGCGGCGGTCAAGGCCGGCTCCACCCTCACGCTGCGCGTCACCATCGCCTCCGCCGGCGACACCCGGTCGGTCGTGCTCAGCGAGAAGATCGGCAAGAAGCTCGCCGGCGCCAAGGGCACGCTCACCGTCGCCGGCGGCGACGGCTACCTGAACACCTGGCGCATCGACTCACTGGCCGACCTGAAGCAGGTTCTGGCCAAGGACCTGCGCAACGACTCGGTCGCCCTGCGCGGCACGGTCAAGGTGCGCAAGGGTCCGAAGCTGACGCTCTCCGACGTCAGCGGCCTCCAGGACAAGGTGGTCGTCGGTCGCAAGTCGGTGCGCGTGGTGGTGCGCTGA
- a CDS encoding TatD family hydrolase, whose product MSVAERDELPPVPEPLPHPVVDNHCHLDIGRDGAPRDTREAIDAAAAVGVPRIVQIGCDLRGARWAVEAAGEHPELVAGVALHPNEAPRLAAEGAFEDAWAEIERLAADPVVRAVGETGMDAFRTGAEGRAHQIESFVRHIDLAKRLGKTLVIHDRDTHEDILEVLDAEGAPERWVMHCFSGDGDFARACLDRGAHLSFAGTITFKNAEPQREAVRLSPVDRLLVETDAPYLTPSPHRGRTNGSYLVPLTMRRMAAERGADLGELCAAVEANTFAAFGGAW is encoded by the coding sequence GTGTCGGTGGCTGAGCGCGACGAGCTGCCGCCGGTCCCCGAGCCGCTCCCGCACCCGGTGGTGGACAACCACTGCCACCTCGACATCGGGCGGGACGGCGCACCGCGCGACACCCGCGAGGCGATCGATGCCGCCGCCGCGGTCGGCGTACCGCGGATCGTGCAGATCGGCTGCGACCTGCGCGGCGCGCGCTGGGCGGTCGAGGCGGCCGGTGAGCACCCCGAGCTGGTCGCCGGGGTCGCGCTGCACCCGAACGAGGCGCCTCGCCTGGCCGCCGAGGGGGCGTTCGAGGACGCGTGGGCGGAGATCGAGCGCCTCGCCGCCGACCCGGTGGTCCGGGCGGTCGGGGAGACCGGGATGGACGCGTTCCGCACCGGTGCGGAGGGCCGGGCGCACCAGATCGAGTCCTTCGTCCGGCACATCGACCTCGCCAAGCGGCTGGGCAAGACCCTGGTGATCCACGACCGCGACACCCACGAGGACATCCTCGAGGTGCTCGACGCCGAAGGGGCGCCGGAGCGCTGGGTGATGCACTGCTTCTCCGGCGACGGTGACTTCGCCCGGGCCTGCCTGGATCGTGGGGCGCACCTCTCCTTCGCCGGCACCATCACCTTCAAGAACGCGGAGCCGCAGCGGGAGGCGGTGCGGCTCTCGCCGGTGGACCGCCTGCTGGTGGAGACGGATGCGCCGTACCTGACGCCGTCGCCGCACCGGGGGCGGACCAACGGGTCCTACCTGGTGCCGCTGACGATGCGCCGGATGGCCGCCGAGCGCGGAGCCGATCTCGGCGAGCTGTGCGCGGCGGTCGAGGCGAACACGTTCGCCGCGTTCGGCGGCGCCTGGTGA
- a CDS encoding alpha/beta fold hydrolase, giving the protein MAEPTPTDPEQTDPEQTDPEQTDPEQTDPEQTDPEQTDPEQTDPGRRVTSFGNDGLTFDVLDQGPVDGEPIVLLHGFPERATCWRLVAPLLHAAGYRTLALDQRGYSPGARPPRRRDYLLPALAGDVVALIDRVTGPGGSAHVVGHDWGAAAAWTVAGLHPDRVRTLTAVSVPHPRAFIAAARHSGQLLRSWYMLMFQLPVVPELVIGRSRSDRMLRSFGMTAADVARFRDEIVDDGALPTALNWYRALPLSDPRGGAGRIEVPTTMIWSDGDTAIARWGAAHSGSWVDADFNFVELAGVSHWIPTQAAEACAEAVLERVGG; this is encoded by the coding sequence TTGGCTGAGCCGACCCCGACCGACCCCGAGCAGACCGACCCCGAGCAGACCGACCCCGAGCAGACCGACCCCGAGCAGACCGACCCCGAGCAGACCGACCCCGAGCAGACCGACCCCGAGCAGACCGACCCGGGCCGCCGGGTGACCTCGTTCGGCAACGACGGCCTCACCTTCGACGTCCTCGACCAGGGACCGGTCGACGGGGAGCCGATCGTGCTGCTGCACGGGTTCCCCGAACGGGCCACCTGCTGGCGCCTGGTGGCGCCACTGCTCCACGCGGCGGGCTACCGCACGCTGGCGCTGGACCAGCGTGGCTACAGCCCCGGCGCACGTCCGCCGCGGCGGCGGGACTACCTGCTGCCCGCGCTGGCCGGCGACGTGGTCGCGCTGATCGACCGGGTCACCGGGCCCGGCGGCTCGGCCCACGTCGTCGGTCACGACTGGGGTGCCGCCGCGGCGTGGACGGTGGCCGGGCTGCACCCGGACCGGGTGCGCACGCTGACCGCGGTCTCGGTCCCGCACCCTCGTGCGTTCATCGCGGCGGCACGCCACTCCGGGCAGTTGCTGCGGTCCTGGTACATGCTGATGTTCCAGCTGCCGGTGGTCCCCGAGCTGGTGATCGGCCGCAGCCGCTCGGACCGGATGCTGCGCTCCTTCGGGATGACCGCCGCGGACGTCGCCCGCTTCCGCGACGAGATCGTCGACGACGGTGCGCTGCCGACCGCCCTCAACTGGTACCGGGCGCTGCCGCTGTCCGACCCGCGCGGCGGGGCCGGCAGGATCGAGGTGCCCACCACGATGATCTGGAGCGACGGCGACACCGCGATCGCACGCTGGGGGGCGGCCCACAGCGGCAGCTGGGTCGACGCCGACTTCAACTTCGTCGAGCTGGCCGGGGTCAGCCACTGGATCCCCACCCAGGCGGCCGAGGCCTGCGCGGAGGCCGTGCTGGAGCGTGTCGGTGGCTGA
- the rsmI gene encoding 16S rRNA (cytidine(1402)-2'-O)-methyltransferase produces the protein MSSSSGGGDPTATGVLVLAGTPIGHVPDAPTRLAAELAGADVVAAEDTRRLRRLTAELGVEITGRVVSYFEGNEQARTPMLVESLEAGQRVVLVTDAGMPSVSDPGYRLVAAAVEAGVRVTAVPGPSAVLTALAVSGLPVDRFCFEGFLPRKAGERARRLADLADEQRTVVFFEAPHRTEAALSAMAEAFGADRAAAVCRELTKTHEEVRRGGLADLAAWAADGVRGEVTLVVGGAEARPALATDPDSLRAAVAALEEDGMRRKEAIAQVAVRAGLPKRDVYQVVHIG, from the coding sequence GTGAGTTCCTCCTCGGGTGGCGGCGACCCTACGGCGACCGGCGTGCTGGTGCTGGCGGGGACGCCGATCGGGCACGTGCCGGACGCCCCCACCCGGCTGGCCGCGGAGCTCGCCGGGGCCGACGTGGTGGCCGCGGAGGACACCCGGCGGCTGCGCCGGCTCACCGCGGAGCTCGGCGTCGAGATCACGGGACGGGTGGTCTCCTACTTCGAGGGCAACGAGCAGGCCCGTACCCCGATGCTGGTCGAGTCGCTGGAGGCGGGACAGCGGGTGGTGCTGGTGACCGACGCCGGGATGCCGAGCGTCTCCGACCCCGGCTACCGGCTGGTGGCGGCGGCGGTCGAGGCCGGAGTCCGGGTCACCGCGGTGCCCGGCCCGAGCGCCGTGCTCACCGCCCTGGCCGTCTCCGGTCTGCCGGTCGACCGGTTCTGCTTCGAGGGCTTCCTGCCGCGCAAGGCCGGGGAGCGCGCCCGCCGGCTGGCCGACCTGGCGGACGAGCAGCGGACGGTGGTCTTCTTCGAGGCGCCGCACCGCACCGAGGCCGCCCTGTCCGCGATGGCTGAGGCCTTCGGCGCCGACCGGGCGGCGGCGGTGTGCCGGGAGCTCACCAAGACCCATGAGGAGGTCCGCCGGGGCGGGCTGGCCGACCTCGCCGCCTGGGCCGCGGACGGCGTACGCGGCGAGGTGACGCTGGTGGTCGGCGGTGCCGAGGCGCGCCCGGCTCTGGCCACCGACCCGGACAGCCTGCGGGCCGCCGTGGCAGCGTTGGAGGAGGACGGGATGCGCCGTAAGGAGGCGATCGCCCAGGTCGCCGTCCGCGCCGGACTCCCGAAACGTGACGTCTACCAGGTGGTGCACATTGGCTGA
- a CDS encoding phospholipid carrier-dependent glycosyltransferase has product MTAVDDQQHEAAGEAAGRRASLSRTAAGRPVPLARLRALNPLDRLPLSEKAIGWVAPIGLTLLAFALRLVHLGTPKRFAFDETYYAKDAWSLLNNGYIQTYLTDVDGNPKTDINADILAGHTQGVWTGEPSLAVHPDVGKWLIALGEKAFGMDPFGWRIASAVAGALMVLVLCRLVRRMTGSTLLGCVAGILLMFDGLHFVLSRLALLDIFLALFILCGVSCLVADRDWLRARLARGMAPDPGAGDEADRASYPSRRAWGPRFLFRPWLLAAGVMFGLALGTKWSAAYPLAAFGLLCWLWSAGPGAAWGSGARSSRRRSWTGSRPSCTWWSWPHSSTSPPGAGGWRTPTSTRSTSPPPSTGSSPARATAPRTTTRSWRPTWTRTDGGRPPRSRTPAGSARPGSRCARSGTTTRTPTPSTRTS; this is encoded by the coding sequence GTGACCGCCGTGGACGACCAGCAGCACGAGGCGGCCGGTGAGGCGGCCGGGCGCCGTGCCAGCCTCTCCCGCACCGCTGCCGGTCGCCCCGTCCCGCTGGCCAGGCTCCGGGCGCTCAACCCGCTGGACCGGCTGCCGCTGAGCGAGAAGGCGATCGGGTGGGTCGCGCCGATCGGCCTCACCCTGCTCGCCTTCGCCCTCCGCCTGGTCCACCTCGGCACCCCGAAGCGGTTCGCCTTCGACGAGACGTACTACGCCAAGGACGCCTGGTCGCTGCTGAACAACGGCTACATCCAGACCTACCTGACCGACGTCGACGGCAACCCGAAGACCGACATCAACGCCGACATCCTGGCCGGGCACACGCAGGGCGTGTGGACCGGCGAGCCGTCGCTCGCCGTCCACCCGGACGTCGGCAAGTGGTTGATCGCGCTGGGCGAGAAGGCGTTCGGGATGGACCCGTTCGGCTGGCGGATCGCCTCGGCGGTGGCCGGTGCCCTGATGGTGCTGGTGCTGTGCCGGCTGGTCCGGCGGATGACCGGCTCCACCCTGCTCGGCTGCGTCGCGGGCATCCTGCTGATGTTCGACGGCCTGCACTTCGTGCTCTCCCGACTGGCGCTCCTCGACATCTTCCTGGCGCTCTTCATCCTGTGCGGCGTCTCCTGCCTGGTCGCCGACCGCGACTGGCTGCGCGCCCGGCTGGCGCGCGGGATGGCGCCCGACCCGGGCGCCGGCGACGAGGCCGACCGGGCGTCGTACCCCTCCCGGCGTGCGTGGGGACCGCGGTTCCTGTTCCGCCCCTGGCTGCTGGCCGCCGGGGTGATGTTCGGGCTCGCGCTCGGCACGAAGTGGTCGGCCGCCTACCCGCTGGCGGCCTTCGGCCTGCTGTGCTGGTTGTGGAGCGCGGGGCCCGGCGCAGCCTGGGGATCCGGCGCCCGATCCTCAAGGCGGCGATCCTGGACGGGATCCCGGCCTTCGTGCACCTGGTGGTCGTGGCCGCACTCGTCTACATCGCCACCTGGGGCGGGTGGCTGGCGCACGCCGACGAGTACGAGGAGCACCTCTCCTCCACCCAGTACCGGCAGTTCACCGGCGAGGGCCACTGCGCCGAGGACGACGACTCGTTCGTGGCGACCGACCTGGACACGGACCGACGGTGGCCGACCGCCGAGGAGCCGGACGCCAGCGGGATCGGCGAGGCCTGGCAGTCGCTGCGCTCGCTCTGGTACTACCACCAGGACGCCTACACCTTCCACACGCACTTCCTGA
- a CDS encoding dolichyl-phosphate-mannose--protein mannosyltransferase has product MLLIGTPVLWWGGCIALLFAAAMWIGARDWRYGVAVVGTLSTWLPWMQYDDRPIFFFYAIAILPFLVMALTLAIGTLIGPSRRPSNRRTVGVVVGGAFVVLVLVNFAWFWPIFTNGLITHQEWLDRIWFSRWI; this is encoded by the coding sequence GTGCTGCTGATCGGCACCCCGGTGCTGTGGTGGGGCGGCTGCATCGCCCTGCTCTTCGCGGCCGCGATGTGGATCGGCGCGCGGGACTGGCGCTACGGGGTCGCCGTGGTCGGGACGCTCTCCACCTGGCTGCCCTGGATGCAGTACGACGACCGGCCGATCTTCTTCTTCTACGCGATCGCGATCCTGCCGTTCCTGGTGATGGCGCTGACCCTGGCCATCGGCACCCTGATCGGCCCGTCCCGGCGACCGTCCAACCGGCGCACCGTCGGGGTGGTGGTCGGCGGTGCCTTCGTGGTGCTCGTGCTGGTGAACTTCGCCTGGTTCTGGCCGATCTTCACCAACGGCCTGATCACCCACCAGGAGTGGCTGGACCGGATCTGGTTCTCCCGCTGGATCTGA
- a CDS encoding response regulator, with amino-acid sequence MPDQRAIRVYLVDDHEIVRRGIRAVLAEDPAIEVVGETGSAEVALREILDLRPDVVVLDAVLADGNGIEVCREMRAVDPDIRGLVLTDDDDADAISRAILAGASGYVLKKIEPTSLVGGVRLVAGGHSLIDPTVAARVVEQMETQRRSLDIICDLTPQQRRIFFLIAEGLTNRQIAGKLFLAEKTVKNHVTGLLARLGLEHRTQAALLAVKLQDTGPVPGLDRAADAPARRGVDRQPVRRPGDLPLGATVSQPAV; translated from the coding sequence ATGCCAGATCAGCGTGCCATCCGGGTGTACCTCGTCGACGACCATGAGATCGTCCGTCGGGGGATCCGTGCTGTGCTCGCCGAGGACCCCGCCATCGAGGTGGTCGGGGAGACCGGCAGCGCCGAGGTCGCGCTCCGCGAGATCCTCGACCTGCGCCCCGACGTGGTGGTGCTCGACGCCGTCCTCGCCGACGGCAACGGCATCGAGGTCTGTCGCGAGATGCGGGCCGTCGACCCGGACATCCGCGGACTCGTGCTGACCGACGACGACGACGCCGACGCGATCTCCCGCGCGATCCTGGCCGGCGCCTCCGGCTACGTGCTGAAGAAGATCGAGCCCACCTCGCTGGTCGGCGGGGTGCGTCTCGTCGCCGGTGGCCACTCGCTGATCGATCCCACCGTCGCAGCCCGCGTGGTGGAGCAGATGGAGACCCAGCGCCGGTCGCTGGACATCATCTGCGACCTCACGCCGCAGCAGCGCCGGATCTTCTTCCTGATCGCCGAGGGCCTGACCAACCGGCAGATCGCCGGCAAGCTGTTCCTGGCCGAGAAGACCGTCAAGAACCACGTGACCGGCCTGCTGGCCCGCCTCGGGCTCGAGCACCGCACCCAGGCCGCACTGCTGGCCGTCAAGCTGCAGGACACCGGCCCGGTCCCCGGGCTCGACCGAGCAGCGGACGCCCCCGCCCGACGCGGTGTCGACCGGCAGCCCGTCCGCCGGCCCGGCGACCTCCCGCTCGGCGCGACGGTCTCCCAGCCCGCCGTCTGA
- a CDS encoding sigma-70 family RNA polymerase sigma factor, whose translation MTDLMGTSSPTAEELITSHMPLVGHIVRETMGRVPSHVNRDDLTSAGLTALVMAGKAYDAERGVPFDRYAATRVRGAILDELRSIDWASRSVRRRARDLAETRSTLAGALGRPPTVAEVAGSTGLSIDEVAANDHDVARAQVLSLQGATTATVEEMVTQREPSPEELVEHAERLTYLRAAIAALPERLRVVVEEYFFAERPMAEIADELGVTHSRISQMRAEAMTLLRDGMNHALDPSLVRPAGRAGGVAQRRRQAYFAAVAARHADGGRTRGVLEAVS comes from the coding sequence ATGACCGACCTTATGGGCACCTCCTCGCCCACCGCCGAGGAGCTGATCACCAGCCACATGCCGCTGGTGGGCCACATCGTCCGCGAGACGATGGGCCGGGTGCCGTCCCACGTCAACCGCGACGACCTGACCTCCGCCGGGCTGACCGCCCTGGTGATGGCCGGCAAGGCCTACGACGCCGAGCGCGGCGTCCCGTTCGACCGCTACGCCGCCACCCGCGTGCGCGGCGCCATCCTCGACGAGCTCCGCTCCATCGACTGGGCCTCCCGCTCGGTACGACGCCGGGCGCGCGACCTGGCCGAGACCCGGTCCACCCTGGCCGGTGCGCTCGGTCGCCCGCCGACCGTCGCCGAGGTCGCCGGCTCCACCGGTCTCTCCATCGACGAGGTGGCCGCCAACGACCACGACGTGGCCCGCGCGCAGGTGCTCTCGCTGCAGGGCGCGACCACAGCCACCGTGGAGGAGATGGTGACGCAGCGTGAGCCGTCCCCGGAGGAGCTGGTGGAGCACGCCGAGCGGCTGACCTACCTGCGCGCCGCGATCGCCGCGCTCCCCGAGCGGCTCCGCGTCGTGGTCGAGGAGTACTTCTTCGCCGAGCGCCCGATGGCCGAGATCGCCGACGAGCTCGGGGTGACCCACTCCCGGATCTCGCAGATGCGGGCGGAGGCGATGACCCTGCTGCGCGACGGGATGAACCACGCCCTCGACCCGTCGCTGGTGCGCCCGGCCGGCCGCGCCGGCGGCGTCGCCCAACGGCGCCGCCAGGCCTACTTCGCCGCTGTCGCCGCGCGGCACGCGGACGGCGGACGCACCCGTGGGGTGCTGGAGGCGGTCAGCTGA
- the purQ gene encoding phosphoribosylformylglycinamidine synthase subunit PurQ, which yields MKVGVVTFPGSLDDTDAQRAVRIGGNEAVALWHGDADLHGVDAVVLPGGFSYGDYLRCGAISRFAPVMGEVVEAARRGMPVLGICNGFQILCESHLLPGALIRNDHRRFVCRDQLLRIENNRTPWTSAYEPGQEIRIVLKNGEGGFVADAETLARIEGEGQVLARYLEVNPNGSMNDIAGITNERGNVVGLMPHPEHSVETLTGSGTDGLGFFTSLAAAVLS from the coding sequence GTGAAGGTCGGCGTCGTCACCTTCCCGGGCTCGCTGGACGACACCGACGCCCAGCGCGCGGTCCGGATCGGCGGCAACGAGGCGGTCGCGCTCTGGCACGGGGACGCGGACCTGCACGGCGTGGACGCCGTGGTGCTGCCCGGCGGCTTCTCCTACGGCGACTACCTGCGCTGCGGCGCGATCTCCCGCTTCGCCCCGGTGATGGGCGAGGTGGTCGAGGCCGCTCGTCGCGGGATGCCCGTGCTGGGGATCTGCAACGGCTTCCAGATCCTCTGCGAGTCGCACCTGCTGCCCGGCGCGCTGATCCGCAACGACCACCGCCGGTTCGTCTGCCGCGACCAGCTGCTGCGGATCGAGAACAACCGGACGCCATGGACCTCGGCCTACGAGCCGGGCCAGGAGATCCGGATCGTGCTGAAGAACGGCGAGGGCGGCTTCGTCGCCGACGCCGAGACGCTGGCGCGGATCGAGGGTGAGGGCCAGGTGCTGGCTCGCTACCTCGAGGTCAACCCCAACGGCTCGATGAACGACATCGCCGGCATCACCAACGAGCGCGGCAACGTGGTCGGCCTGATGCCGCACCCCGAGCACTCGGTGGAGACGCTCACCGGCTCCGGGACCGACGGGCTGGGCTTCTTCACCTCCCTGGCCGCGGCCGTCCTCAGCTGA
- the purS gene encoding phosphoribosylformylglycinamidine synthase subunit PurS, translated as MARVVVAVMPKPEILDPQGKAVQGALPRLGFSGVTDVRQGKRFEIEFDGEITDAVLAEVDEMAETLLSNPVIENYTVTVEASETAGESGR; from the coding sequence GTGGCCCGAGTCGTCGTAGCCGTCATGCCCAAGCCCGAGATCCTCGACCCCCAGGGGAAGGCCGTCCAGGGCGCGCTCCCGCGTCTGGGCTTCAGCGGGGTGACCGATGTCCGTCAGGGCAAGCGGTTCGAGATCGAGTTCGACGGGGAGATCACCGACGCGGTGCTCGCCGAGGTCGACGAGATGGCCGAGACGCTGCTCTCTAACCCGGTGATCGAGAACTACACGGTCACCGTCGAGGCCTCCGAGACGGCCGGGGAGAGCGGCCGGTGA
- a CDS encoding general stress protein: MSTNPLRLQFPQSLAVYDDYADAQRTVDHLSDQKFPVEQCLIVGTDLKRIERITGRLTTGRVALGGILSGLWLGLFVGLIFSLFTEESVFGVLASTMVIGAGFGVIMALVGYAMTRGRRDFSSITQVVATRYEVLVEHKSAEQARQLLADLPGALPNAFE, translated from the coding sequence ATGTCGACCAACCCGCTGCGGCTGCAGTTCCCCCAGTCCCTGGCCGTGTACGACGACTACGCCGACGCCCAGCGCACCGTGGACCACCTCTCCGACCAGAAGTTCCCGGTGGAGCAGTGCCTGATCGTGGGCACCGACCTGAAGCGGATCGAGCGGATCACCGGCCGCCTGACCACCGGTCGGGTCGCCCTCGGCGGCATCCTCTCGGGCCTGTGGCTCGGCCTCTTCGTGGGCCTGATCTTCAGCCTCTTCACCGAGGAGAGCGTGTTCGGCGTGCTCGCCTCGACGATGGTGATCGGCGCCGGCTTCGGCGTGATCATGGCGCTGGTCGGCTACGCGATGACCCGGGGCCGACGGGACTTCTCCTCGATCACCCAGGTGGTCGCCACCCGCTACGAGGTGCTGGTCGAGCACAAGTCCGCCGAGCAGGCCCGCCAGCTCCTCGCGGACCTGCCCGGCGCGCTGCCGAACGCCTTCGAGTAG
- a CDS encoding long-chain-fatty-acid--CoA ligase, which translates to MTNLASFLDDSAAAYPDRTAIVLGDVRLSYPQVDAMANQVANLLVARGIEPGDKVALSCANLPHFTIVYFGILKAGATVVPLNILLKGREVAYHLADSDAKAYFAFQGTPELPIGAEAYEGFRQTDACTDFFVITVDPAAASPIEGTETLGQAIADQPTTFRTVDVDDDDTAVILYTSGTTGQPKGAELRHRNMRDNALTGEALFGADPSTPDTYLCVLPLFHSFGQTVIQNGAFAYGGTVVMLPRFEAGPAIATMLKEKVTFFGGVPTMYWGLLAALDDTVDVKALAANLRVAVSGGAALPTEVHRQFAERFGVTILEGYGLSETSPVASFSKYGEEPRVGSIGVPIPGVEMKLIKADSWDEIDDAGDENAVGEIAIKGHNIMKGYYKRPEATDEAISPDGWFRTGDLGRKDADGWYYIVDRSKDMIIRGGFNVYPREIEEVLLTHPAISLAAVIGVPHDSHGEEIKAVVILEQGAEATSEEIVAWGKEQFAAYKYPRMVEIVEALPMTATGKILKRELS; encoded by the coding sequence ATGACGAACCTCGCCAGCTTCCTCGACGACAGCGCCGCCGCGTACCCGGATCGCACCGCGATCGTGCTCGGGGATGTGCGGCTGAGCTATCCCCAGGTCGACGCGATGGCCAACCAGGTGGCGAACCTGCTGGTCGCGCGCGGCATCGAGCCCGGTGACAAGGTCGCCCTCAGCTGCGCGAACCTGCCCCACTTCACGATCGTCTACTTCGGCATCCTCAAGGCCGGCGCGACCGTGGTGCCGCTCAACATCCTGCTCAAGGGCCGCGAGGTGGCCTACCACCTCGCCGACTCCGATGCGAAGGCCTACTTCGCGTTCCAGGGCACGCCGGAGCTGCCGATCGGTGCCGAGGCCTACGAGGGCTTCCGCCAGACCGACGCCTGCACCGACTTCTTCGTGATCACCGTCGACCCCGCGGCCGCCTCGCCGATCGAGGGCACCGAGACCCTCGGCCAGGCGATCGCCGACCAGCCCACGACGTTCCGGACCGTCGACGTCGACGACGACGACACCGCCGTCATCCTCTACACCTCCGGCACCACCGGCCAGCCCAAGGGCGCCGAGCTGCGGCACCGCAACATGCGCGACAACGCGCTCACCGGCGAGGCCCTCTTCGGCGCCGATCCGAGCACGCCGGACACCTACCTCTGCGTGCTGCCACTGTTCCACTCCTTCGGCCAGACGGTGATCCAGAACGGGGCGTTCGCCTACGGCGGCACCGTGGTGATGCTGCCGCGCTTCGAGGCCGGTCCGGCGATCGCGACGATGCTCAAGGAGAAGGTGACCTTCTTCGGCGGCGTCCCCACGATGTACTGGGGCCTGCTCGCCGCCCTCGACGACACCGTCGACGTGAAGGCGCTGGCGGCCAACCTGCGGGTCGCGGTCTCCGGCGGCGCGGCGCTGCCGACCGAGGTGCACCGCCAGTTCGCCGAGCGCTTCGGGGTCACCATCCTCGAGGGCTACGGCCTCTCCGAGACCTCCCCGGTCGCCTCCTTCTCCAAGTACGGCGAGGAGCCGCGCGTCGGCTCCATCGGCGTGCCGATCCCCGGGGTGGAGATGAAGCTGATCAAGGCCGACTCGTGGGACGAGATCGACGACGCCGGTGACGAGAACGCCGTCGGCGAGATCGCGATCAAGGGCCACAACATCATGAAGGGCTACTACAAGCGTCCCGAGGCCACCGACGAGGCGATCAGCCCGGACGGCTGGTTCCGCACCGGCGACCTGGGCCGCAAGGACGCCGACGGCTGGTACTACATCGTCGACCGGTCCAAGGACATGATCATCCGCGGCGGCTTCAACGTGTACCCGCGCGAGATCGAGGAGGTGCTGCTCACCCACCCGGCGATCTCGCTGGCCGCCGTGATCGGCGTGCCGCACGACTCCCACGGGGAGGAGATCAAGGCCGTGGTGATCCTCGAGCAGGGCGCCGAGGCGACCTCGGAGGAGATCGTGGCCTGGGGCAAGGAGCAGTTCGCCGCCTACAAGTACCCGCGCATGGTCGAGATCGTCGAGGCGCTCCCGATGACCGCCACCGGGAAGATCCTCAAGCGCGAGCTGAGCTGA